A region from the Catellatospora sp. TT07R-123 genome encodes:
- a CDS encoding cytochrome P450: protein MGTGTGLVNQPATFEGVVDWYARMRAHDPVSWDEQYGAYHVFGYDDIQAVLSDPATFSSDLTGLMPPQAELELFSRGNFVRMDPPRHDKLRRLVSKAFTPRVVAELAPRITTITDELLDDVAGDPGFDLVQTLAYPLPVTVIAELIGVPAADRAEFRRWADSLLNAQLPEKVIPDQERLNQAGERMRAMIDYLLAHIRQRRAHPAADLTTTLIAAEVDGEHLTDEEIVGFLGVLLIAGHITTTTLLTNAVWCLDTHRDAAAAVRRDPSKIPAMLEEVLRFRSPFPRLARLTTTEATVGGQRIAAGKILMPWIASGNRDERQFPHADRFDPDRNPNQHLAFGHGIHFCIGAPLARLEARLATTILLERCRDIEIADGAEFYDPRMMTGARVLPLTTTWI from the coding sequence GTGGGCACCGGAACTGGGCTGGTCAATCAACCTGCGACGTTCGAGGGCGTCGTCGACTGGTACGCGCGCATGCGTGCCCACGATCCGGTCAGCTGGGACGAGCAGTACGGCGCCTACCACGTCTTCGGCTACGACGACATCCAGGCGGTCCTGTCCGACCCGGCGACCTTCTCCTCCGACCTGACCGGCCTGATGCCGCCGCAGGCGGAGCTCGAACTGTTCAGCCGGGGCAACTTCGTCCGGATGGACCCGCCCCGCCACGACAAGCTGCGGCGGCTCGTGAGCAAGGCGTTCACTCCCCGGGTCGTGGCCGAGCTGGCCCCGCGCATCACCACCATCACCGACGAGCTGCTCGACGACGTCGCGGGCGACCCCGGCTTCGACCTGGTGCAGACCCTGGCGTACCCGCTGCCGGTGACCGTGATCGCCGAGCTGATCGGCGTGCCCGCCGCCGACCGCGCCGAGTTCCGCCGCTGGGCCGACTCGCTGCTCAACGCGCAGCTGCCGGAGAAGGTCATCCCCGACCAGGAGCGGCTGAACCAGGCCGGCGAGCGGATGCGGGCGATGATCGACTACCTGCTGGCGCACATCCGACAGCGCCGCGCGCACCCCGCCGCCGACCTCACCACCACGCTGATCGCGGCGGAGGTCGACGGCGAGCACCTGACCGACGAGGAGATCGTGGGCTTCCTCGGCGTGCTGCTCATCGCGGGGCACATCACCACGACGACGCTGCTCACCAACGCGGTGTGGTGCCTGGACACCCACCGCGACGCCGCCGCGGCGGTGCGGCGCGACCCCTCGAAGATCCCGGCGATGCTGGAGGAGGTGCTGCGGTTCCGGTCGCCGTTCCCGCGGCTGGCCCGGCTGACCACCACCGAGGCGACCGTCGGCGGGCAGCGCATCGCCGCCGGGAAGATCCTCATGCCCTGGATCGCCTCGGGCAACCGCGACGAGCGGCAGTTCCCGCACGCCGACCGGTTCGACCCCGACCGCAACCCCAATCAGCACCTGGCCTTCGGCCACGGCATCCACTTCTGCATCGGCGCCCCGCTGGCCCGGCTGGAGGCCCGGCTGGCCACGACCATCCTGCTGGAGCGCTGCCGCGACATCGAGATCGCCGACGGCGCCGAGTTCTACGACCCCCGCATGATGACCGGCGCCCGCGTCCTGCCCCTCACCACCACCTGGATCTGA
- a CDS encoding AAA family ATPase has product MAAPVFVGRASEIERLDALARDAAAGHGAAVVLEGEPGIGKTTLLDHTAATCARLNMRVLRGTAEDIEQQLPFATAAACLHLRESAADPAVARVLRLLRGEGALAESAGAANHQLAITEAMLDLVDLWCAQGPVAVIVDDAQWADAESMVVLHRLGRGIEEYPLLLVLAARAPVRGELAGLVRSLHARGARELRLSPLAPEDAADLAAGALGAAPGPRLAALIAGAGGHPFYLTELVAALQREGGIRLSGGRAEIEAADGRMPPSLLATILSRLDYLPARQREILQQAAVLGRAIDVGELATVLDEPVLGLSELLSAAIEVGILVDAGPYLEFRHALIRQALVEGVPEQLRAALHLRAGQVLIGAGGSVDRVAEHLVAGSVLDPATLAWLSRSAEELITRAPGTAVRLLRRALASVTGDRSYDLRHQLVRALIWAGEVDEAERAARGALARDPDPRRRAELYWLLMDACFRQGRQAEAVRVAGLALDSGLPPELVGRFHGFCAKCLFFLRRHDDSAAAARRAVDDGTAARDYYAVGLGHLVQGVLRLIEGDVPPGLDLAEQAIADLGAGMLPDMPAGQYVLRGYCLLMLDRLDEAEQALAYALDGNERYGGPYLTLIHALRAQLCFLTGRWDDALTEIGSGREYPDPLGDLPWLQGLDALIALHRGVPLREAGVVSQTARGETEAQYAYLSSWARALGEQGRPQHAVALLYPYWEHARAADHLPRRLIYQLCPDLARLAAAAGDAARGRALADSLAALAAAEPDVGSLAATAALCGALADGDPDRALDAARGFGACGWRLHEAQAYEDAAALLAAREEGERAREALSRAVEGYGACDAAWDVSRAEARLRQAGVRRGRAGPRKRPKHGWAALTETEHRIAQLVASGMSNPEIAEQLFLSRRTVQSHVSSILAKLGVASRVELAVSAHQRAAH; this is encoded by the coding sequence ATGGCGGCGCCCGTCTTCGTGGGCCGCGCGAGTGAGATCGAGCGGCTGGACGCGCTGGCCCGGGACGCGGCCGCCGGCCACGGCGCGGCCGTGGTGCTGGAGGGCGAGCCGGGCATCGGCAAGACCACCCTGCTCGACCACACCGCCGCGACCTGCGCGCGGCTGAACATGCGGGTCCTGCGCGGCACCGCCGAGGACATCGAGCAGCAGTTGCCGTTCGCGACCGCCGCCGCCTGCCTGCACCTGCGCGAGTCCGCCGCCGACCCGGCCGTGGCGCGGGTGCTGCGGCTGCTGCGCGGCGAGGGCGCGCTCGCCGAGAGCGCCGGGGCCGCCAACCACCAGCTCGCCATTACCGAGGCCATGCTCGACCTGGTGGACCTGTGGTGCGCCCAGGGACCGGTCGCGGTGATCGTCGACGACGCGCAGTGGGCCGACGCCGAGAGCATGGTGGTGCTGCACCGGCTCGGTCGCGGCATCGAGGAGTATCCGCTGCTGCTGGTGCTCGCCGCCCGTGCGCCCGTACGCGGCGAGCTGGCCGGGCTGGTCCGCAGCCTGCACGCGCGCGGTGCGCGGGAGCTGCGCCTGTCCCCGCTGGCGCCCGAGGACGCGGCCGACCTGGCCGCCGGGGCGCTGGGCGCGGCGCCGGGACCGCGCCTGGCCGCCCTGATCGCCGGGGCGGGCGGCCACCCCTTCTACCTGACCGAGCTGGTCGCGGCCCTGCAACGGGAGGGCGGCATCCGGCTGTCGGGCGGGCGGGCCGAGATCGAGGCCGCCGACGGGCGCATGCCGCCGTCGCTGCTGGCCACGATCCTGAGCCGGCTGGACTACCTGCCCGCCCGGCAGCGGGAGATCCTGCAGCAGGCCGCGGTGCTGGGCCGCGCCATCGACGTGGGCGAGCTGGCCACGGTCCTGGACGAGCCGGTGCTGGGCCTGTCGGAGCTGCTGTCGGCCGCGATCGAGGTCGGCATCCTGGTCGACGCGGGGCCGTACCTGGAGTTCCGGCACGCGCTGATCCGGCAGGCCCTGGTCGAGGGGGTGCCCGAGCAGCTGCGCGCGGCGCTGCACCTGCGCGCGGGCCAGGTCCTGATCGGAGCCGGGGGCAGCGTGGACCGGGTGGCCGAGCACCTGGTCGCCGGGTCGGTGCTGGACCCGGCGACGCTGGCCTGGCTGTCGCGCTCGGCCGAGGAGCTGATCACGCGGGCGCCGGGCACGGCGGTGCGGCTGCTGCGGCGGGCGCTGGCGTCGGTCACCGGCGACCGGTCGTACGACCTGCGCCACCAGCTGGTCCGGGCGCTGATCTGGGCGGGCGAGGTGGACGAGGCCGAGCGCGCCGCCCGCGGGGCGCTGGCCCGCGACCCCGACCCGCGCCGCCGCGCAGAGCTGTACTGGCTGCTCATGGACGCCTGCTTCCGGCAGGGCCGCCAGGCCGAGGCGGTGCGGGTGGCCGGTCTGGCCCTGGACTCCGGGCTGCCGCCGGAGCTGGTCGGCCGCTTCCACGGCTTCTGCGCCAAGTGCCTGTTCTTCCTGCGCCGCCACGACGACAGCGCCGCCGCGGCACGGCGCGCCGTCGACGACGGCACCGCCGCACGCGACTACTACGCCGTCGGCCTGGGCCACCTGGTGCAGGGGGTGCTTCGCCTCATCGAGGGCGACGTGCCGCCCGGACTCGACCTGGCCGAGCAGGCCATCGCGGACCTGGGCGCGGGCATGCTGCCCGACATGCCCGCCGGGCAGTACGTGCTGCGCGGCTACTGCCTGCTCATGCTGGACCGCCTGGACGAGGCCGAGCAGGCGCTGGCGTACGCGCTGGACGGCAACGAGCGCTACGGCGGGCCGTACCTGACGCTGATCCACGCGCTGCGGGCGCAACTGTGCTTCCTCACCGGCCGCTGGGACGACGCGCTGACCGAGATCGGCTCGGGGCGGGAGTATCCCGATCCGCTGGGCGACCTGCCCTGGCTGCAAGGGCTGGACGCGCTGATCGCGCTGCACCGGGGCGTGCCGCTGCGCGAGGCCGGGGTGGTGTCGCAGACCGCGCGGGGCGAGACCGAGGCGCAGTACGCGTACCTGTCGAGCTGGGCGCGGGCACTGGGGGAGCAGGGGCGGCCGCAGCACGCGGTCGCGCTGCTGTACCCGTACTGGGAGCACGCCCGCGCCGCCGACCACCTGCCGCGCCGGCTGATCTACCAGCTCTGCCCCGACCTGGCCCGGCTGGCCGCCGCGGCCGGGGACGCCGCGCGCGGCCGGGCGCTGGCCGACAGCCTCGCGGCCCTGGCCGCCGCCGAGCCGGACGTGGGAAGCCTCGCCGCGACGGCGGCGCTGTGCGGGGCGCTGGCCGACGGCGACCCGGACCGGGCGCTGGACGCCGCGCGGGGCTTCGGCGCCTGCGGCTGGCGCCTGCACGAGGCCCAGGCGTACGAGGACGCCGCCGCGCTGCTGGCGGCCCGCGAGGAGGGCGAGCGGGCCCGGGAGGCCCTGTCCCGGGCGGTGGAGGGCTACGGCGCCTGTGACGCCGCCTGGGACGTGTCGCGGGCCGAGGCACGGCTGCGCCAGGCGGGGGTGCGCCGGGGGCGGGCGGGGCCGCGCAAGCGCCCCAAGCACGGCTGGGCGGCGCTCACCGAGACCGAGCACCGGATCGCGCAGCTGGTCGCCAGCGGCATGTCCAATCCGGAGATCGCCGAGCAGCTGTTCCTGTCCCGGCGTACGGTCCAGTCCCACGTCTCCAGCATCCTGGCCAAACTCGGCGTCGCCTCCCGCGTCGAACTGGCCGTCTCGGCCCACCAGCGCGCCGCCCACTGA
- a CDS encoding Prokaryotic metallothionein translates to MGTCEVCKNEYWLSFEVHTAGGNVHVFDSFECAVQRLAPVCEHCACKIIGHGVEVSGHFYCCAHCARSADAREGFKIRDAVGVHPG, encoded by the coding sequence ATGGGTACCTGCGAGGTCTGCAAGAACGAGTACTGGCTGTCCTTCGAGGTGCACACGGCAGGTGGCAACGTGCACGTGTTTGACAGCTTCGAGTGCGCGGTGCAGCGGCTGGCGCCGGTGTGCGAGCACTGCGCCTGCAAGATCATCGGACATGGCGTGGAGGTGTCGGGCCACTTCTACTGCTGCGCCCACTGCGCCCGGTCCGCCGACGCCCGCGAGGGCTTCAAGATCCGCGACGCGGTGGGGGTGCACCCCGGTTAG
- a CDS encoding SDR family oxidoreductase has product MGIIVTGATGQLGRLVVDGLLEQVPADQVTAVVRSPEKAAALAARGVRLHTADYDTPESFAGLFSAGDRVLLISGSEVGKDRVAQHRTVIEAARTAGVGLLAYTSAPGSLTAALADDHRATEQLVLASGLPYTLLRNNWYHEVYTGNLAPVLAHDAVVAAAGPGRVASAARADYAAAAVAVLTGTGHEGRTYELGGDTAWSFAEYAAELSRQTGREIAYTSVTPDAYRGILIGAGLPEHFATILADVDVAVEKGELAVTTGELARLIGRPTTPLADAVAAALR; this is encoded by the coding sequence ATGGGCATCATCGTCACCGGAGCCACCGGGCAGCTGGGCCGCCTCGTCGTGGACGGGCTGCTGGAGCAGGTCCCGGCCGACCAGGTCACCGCCGTCGTCCGCAGTCCCGAGAAGGCCGCCGCGCTCGCGGCGCGCGGGGTCCGGCTTCACACCGCCGACTACGACACGCCGGAGTCCTTCGCGGGCCTGTTCTCGGCGGGGGACCGGGTGCTGCTCATCTCCGGCAGCGAGGTCGGCAAGGACCGGGTGGCCCAGCACCGCACCGTGATCGAGGCGGCGCGTACGGCGGGGGTGGGGCTGCTGGCGTACACGAGTGCGCCGGGGAGCCTGACGGCGGCGCTGGCCGACGACCACCGGGCCACCGAGCAGCTGGTGCTGGCGTCCGGGCTGCCGTACACGCTGCTGCGCAACAACTGGTACCACGAGGTGTACACGGGCAACCTGGCGCCGGTGCTGGCGCACGACGCCGTGGTCGCCGCGGCGGGCCCGGGGCGGGTCGCCTCCGCGGCTCGCGCGGACTACGCGGCGGCGGCCGTGGCGGTGCTGACCGGCACGGGTCACGAGGGCCGGACGTACGAGCTCGGCGGCGACACCGCATGGAGCTTCGCCGAGTACGCGGCCGAGCTGAGCCGCCAGACCGGCCGCGAGATCGCCTACACCTCGGTGACGCCGGACGCGTACCGGGGCATCCTGATCGGGGCCGGTCTGCCCGAGCACTTCGCGACGATCCTGGCCGACGTCGACGTGGCCGTCGAGAAGGGCGAGCTGGCCGTGACCACCGGCGAGCTGGCCCGCCTCATCGGCCGCCCGACCACGCCCCTGGCCGACGCCGTCGCGGCGGCGCTGCGCTGA
- a CDS encoding helix-turn-helix domain-containing protein: protein MSVSAESPRSAEWSPSSAESLCPYRLVLEHVTSRWGVLVLIELLEGTRRFSELRRAVGRVSEKMLTQTLQTLERDGMVLRDAKPVIPPRVDYSLTELGREAAAQVRALGMWTQARMDDVAAARARYDEARASR from the coding sequence ATGTCGGTAAGTGCGGAGTCGCCCCGCTCGGCGGAGTGGTCGCCCAGCTCGGCGGAGAGCCTGTGCCCGTACCGGCTGGTGCTGGAGCACGTCACCAGCCGCTGGGGCGTCCTGGTGCTGATCGAGCTGCTGGAGGGCACGCGCCGGTTCAGCGAGCTGCGCCGCGCCGTCGGCCGGGTCAGCGAGAAGATGCTCACCCAGACGCTGCAGACCCTGGAGCGCGACGGCATGGTGCTGCGCGATGCGAAGCCGGTGATCCCGCCGCGCGTCGACTACTCCCTCACCGAGCTGGGCCGCGAGGCCGCCGCGCAGGTCCGCGCGCTCGGGATGTGGACCCAGGCGCGCATGGACGACGTCGCGGCCGCCCGCGCCCGCTACGACGAGGCCAGAGCATCCCGCTGA
- a CDS encoding VWA domain-containing protein codes for MPGRHRDPRRNTALRATAAIAAAALVLAGSFLVYRQLNATSSCEGEAPLSVAASADIVDALRATADSLNQQKVAVDGKCVAIQVTMVEPADMTAALADLNSVSLTGIGQPSGNTQIPDVWVPDSATWLARLTTAAPAFQVAQAPSIARSPVVVAMPEPIAATLGWPAKTPSWTALLGAMTSGTGLRVGIVEPTRDAAGLSGLLALGAAAAGTGANSQAAATGALRALASGRSVLRDDLLARFPRSKDPAALKSALSAASLSEQAVIHYNATKPPVPLAALYLEPAPTALTFPYAVMPGLPTTKAGVAQRLLDEVRQPAFRDRLAALGLRAADGTYGSALATPKGAPAAASPNPAATPSPAATVAAVDRALSTWVAVTLPARMLAVIDVSGSMLERVATAGGATRAQVTLEAARRGLGLFDDSWAVGLWTFSTKLQGDRDYKQLLPIGPLSQQRNQMLATLGTITPKPDGDTGLYDTILAAYETVQRDWDPGRVNSVVMMTDGDNDDDNGVSLEQLQAKLKELADPNRPIQVVILAIGDKINPAPLQQITKLTGGGVFQAKDPAKIGEIFLQAISLRSAAPAS; via the coding sequence GTGCCTGGTCGTCATCGTGATCCCCGACGTAACACCGCCCTGCGAGCCACCGCCGCCATCGCCGCGGCGGCCTTGGTACTGGCCGGTTCCTTCCTGGTCTACCGGCAGCTGAACGCCACGTCGTCGTGCGAGGGCGAGGCGCCGCTGAGCGTGGCCGCCTCCGCCGACATCGTCGACGCGCTGCGGGCGACCGCCGACTCGCTGAACCAGCAGAAGGTCGCCGTCGACGGCAAGTGCGTCGCGATCCAGGTGACCATGGTCGAGCCCGCCGACATGACGGCCGCGCTGGCCGACCTCAACAGCGTGTCGCTGACCGGCATCGGCCAGCCCAGCGGCAACACCCAGATCCCCGACGTATGGGTGCCCGACTCCGCGACCTGGCTGGCCCGGCTGACCACCGCCGCCCCGGCGTTCCAGGTGGCGCAGGCGCCCTCGATCGCGCGCAGCCCGGTCGTGGTCGCCATGCCCGAGCCGATCGCCGCCACCCTGGGCTGGCCCGCCAAGACCCCGAGCTGGACCGCGCTGCTGGGGGCGATGACCTCGGGCACCGGCCTGCGGGTGGGCATCGTCGAGCCGACCCGCGACGCGGCCGGCCTGTCCGGGCTGCTGGCCCTGGGCGCCGCCGCGGCCGGGACCGGCGCGAACTCCCAGGCCGCCGCCACCGGGGCGCTGCGTGCGCTCGCCTCGGGCCGGTCGGTGCTGCGCGACGACCTGCTCGCACGCTTTCCCCGCAGCAAGGACCCGGCGGCGCTGAAGTCGGCGCTGAGCGCGGCGTCGCTGTCGGAGCAGGCCGTGATCCACTACAACGCGACCAAGCCGCCGGTGCCGCTGGCCGCGCTGTACCTGGAGCCCGCCCCGACCGCCCTGACCTTCCCGTACGCGGTGATGCCCGGCCTGCCCACCACCAAGGCCGGGGTGGCGCAGCGGCTACTCGACGAGGTGCGCCAGCCCGCCTTCCGGGACCGGCTGGCCGCGCTCGGGCTGCGCGCCGCCGACGGCACGTACGGCTCGGCGCTGGCGACGCCGAAGGGCGCTCCGGCCGCCGCGTCGCCGAACCCGGCGGCCACGCCGAGCCCCGCCGCGACGGTGGCGGCGGTCGACCGGGCCCTGTCCACCTGGGTGGCGGTGACGCTGCCCGCCCGGATGCTGGCCGTGATCGACGTGTCCGGCTCGATGCTGGAGCGGGTCGCCACCGCGGGCGGCGCGACGCGGGCGCAGGTGACGCTGGAGGCGGCCCGGCGCGGCCTGGGGCTGTTCGACGACTCGTGGGCGGTCGGCCTGTGGACGTTCTCGACGAAGTTGCAGGGCGACCGGGACTACAAGCAGCTGCTGCCGATCGGCCCGCTGTCGCAGCAGCGCAACCAGATGCTGGCGACGCTGGGCACGATCACCCCGAAGCCCGACGGCGACACCGGCCTCTACGACACCATCCTCGCCGCGTACGAGACGGTGCAGCGGGACTGGGATCCGGGCCGGGTCAACTCCGTGGTGATGATGACCGACGGCGACAACGACGACGACAACGGCGTCTCGCTGGAGCAGCTCCAGGCGAAGCTGAAGGAGCTGGCCGACCCGAACCGGCCGATCCAGGTGGTGATCCTCGCCATCGGCGACAAGATCAACCCGGCGCCGCTCCAGCAGATCACCAAGCTCACCGGCGGCGGCGTGTTCCAGGCCAAGGACCCGGCCAAGATCGGCGAGATCTTCCTCCAGGCGATCTCGCTGCGCTCGGCCGCCCCGGCCTCCTGA
- a CDS encoding FIST signal transduction protein, with protein MPVTPPAMGGVSAASRVRASVGTSQAPDSVEAGTEAATAALAGLGGGEPALIIMYASIRYDLAVLLHTVRRLTAPTPLVGATSSGHFQDGVLTIPGSGVSVLALTAGDYRFGTASVTGIREHAVQAGQQLARAARAAAGPRHDRDAAMILLATGLSGHQQELLNGVHRVVGAKVPVVGGSAGDDRLLARTCVFDGDRLLTDGGAAAVWVDSPWPLNVVADHGWEAVSLPLLITRTDGHVVCEIGGRPAADVFREHFDPHAPQRPPGLVRPAPGYLSAYGFGLIEPDGTQVIRGAYLDGDGRLRTFTPLPPYAAVQIVSCTSADLLGVIDDVVREAVDGREASVLLAFSCVARLDVLADQGPVEAALIQEAAGKMTTFGIYTYGEFARTTRVAGFHNATLTAIAL; from the coding sequence ATGCCCGTGACGCCGCCCGCGATGGGCGGCGTGAGTGCGGCGAGCCGGGTGCGCGCGTCGGTCGGCACCAGCCAGGCGCCTGACAGCGTCGAGGCGGGCACCGAAGCCGCCACCGCCGCCCTGGCGGGGCTCGGCGGCGGGGAGCCCGCACTGATCATCATGTACGCCTCGATCCGCTACGACCTGGCCGTGCTGCTGCACACGGTGCGCCGGCTGACCGCGCCCACCCCGCTGGTCGGCGCCACGTCCAGCGGCCACTTCCAGGACGGCGTCCTCACCATCCCCGGCTCCGGCGTGTCGGTGCTCGCGCTGACCGCGGGCGACTACCGCTTCGGCACCGCCTCGGTCACCGGCATCCGCGAGCACGCCGTCCAGGCCGGTCAGCAGCTCGCCCGCGCGGCCCGCGCCGCCGCCGGGCCCCGCCACGACCGCGACGCGGCCATGATCCTGCTCGCCACCGGCCTCTCCGGTCACCAGCAGGAGCTGCTCAACGGCGTGCACCGGGTGGTCGGCGCGAAGGTGCCCGTGGTCGGCGGCAGCGCCGGCGACGACCGGCTGCTGGCGCGCACCTGCGTCTTCGACGGCGACCGGCTGCTCACCGACGGCGGCGCGGCCGCGGTCTGGGTCGACTCGCCCTGGCCGCTGAACGTGGTGGCCGACCACGGCTGGGAGGCGGTCAGCCTGCCGCTGCTGATCACCAGGACCGACGGGCACGTGGTGTGCGAGATCGGCGGCCGTCCCGCGGCCGACGTGTTCCGCGAGCACTTCGACCCCCACGCGCCCCAGCGCCCGCCCGGCCTGGTCCGCCCCGCGCCCGGCTACCTGTCGGCGTACGGGTTCGGGCTGATCGAGCCGGACGGCACCCAGGTCATCCGCGGCGCCTACCTCGACGGCGACGGGCGGCTGCGCACGTTCACCCCGCTGCCGCCGTACGCGGCGGTGCAGATCGTCTCGTGCACCTCGGCCGACCTGCTCGGCGTCATCGACGACGTGGTGCGCGAGGCGGTGGACGGGCGCGAGGCGTCGGTGCTGCTCGCGTTCAGCTGCGTGGCCCGGCTGGACGTGCTGGCCGACCAGGGGCCGGTCGAGGCCGCGCTGATCCAGGAGGCGGCCGGGAAGATGACCACGTTCGGCATCTACACGTACGGCGAGTTCGCCCGCACGACCCGGGTCGCCGGCTTCCACAACGCCACCCTGACCGCGATCGCGCTGTGA
- a CDS encoding bifunctional diguanylate cyclase/phosphodiesterase, which translates to MDWHPETEIEQLRRKLAQAADAARDAYRDTTRLIRLLSVLGQPASAEDMTERLLTVLSDVFFADVVCMVRREGDRLAVTASCGLPEDDPAYTSSWPAGPAARHALAEGRTVTRGDGETDVALSAADVPGTLAPLRIRSAAWVPVFGYTDSLIILFRSSPIPFAASDVPILNSVASRLCLTLRERERNAVIERLAHHGHLLTRHLRLEPLLDEAAAQLLLLTSADRTWVEVVEDGQAHLRAHRGLLADEIAGWPHPFGVDGPPGSESESGVLSVAVPREDGPLALLYAARDRGERFPPGTAEIMTIFANHLGVAMTNAELYHALKQRATRDPLTGLANRSALVTHLEAVLNRPELTRVGLLFCDLDGFKAVNDLLGHEAGDELLLQVAERLRGSIRPDDLLARFGGDEFVIVLDGIRQLAEVAEVGARVCADLGDLYVVAGEQVRVSASVGGVLGIRGQTTPTAMLRDADAAMYVAKARGRGQVEVFDEDASHRSRDRLDLRSELLHALDRDQLHLVYQPIFTLDTHRIVAFEALLRWTHPYHGTVSPEVFIPMAEDSGQITAIGEWVLARACAQLRAWHQLPEGRGIGMSVNLSPVQLHQPQAAERTLDIIRASGLHPNDIWLEITEHSYLRHDVTDYVTSLGVAGVHLVLDDFGTAYSNLSYLKRLPIEILKIDKSFVSGVVGGELDLSIVRAILAIADSLGLVAIAEGIETEEQGAALRRLGCRLGQGYLLSRPLPPDAAARLLQPRLPAPPAYTGAARPPA; encoded by the coding sequence ATGGACTGGCACCCCGAGACCGAGATCGAGCAGCTGCGGCGCAAGCTCGCCCAGGCGGCCGACGCCGCCCGCGACGCCTACCGCGACACCACCCGGCTGATCCGGCTGCTGTCGGTGCTGGGCCAGCCCGCCAGCGCCGAGGACATGACCGAGCGGCTGCTCACGGTCCTGTCGGACGTCTTCTTCGCCGACGTGGTGTGCATGGTGCGCCGCGAGGGCGACCGGCTGGCGGTGACGGCCTCGTGCGGGCTGCCGGAGGACGATCCGGCGTACACGAGCAGCTGGCCCGCCGGGCCCGCGGCCCGGCACGCGCTGGCCGAGGGCCGCACGGTGACCCGGGGCGACGGCGAGACCGACGTGGCCCTGTCCGCCGCCGACGTGCCGGGCACGCTGGCGCCGCTGCGGATCCGCTCGGCGGCCTGGGTGCCGGTGTTCGGGTACACCGACAGCCTGATCATCCTGTTCCGGTCCAGCCCGATCCCGTTCGCCGCCTCCGACGTGCCGATCCTCAACTCGGTGGCGTCCCGGCTGTGCCTGACCCTGCGCGAACGCGAGCGCAACGCCGTCATCGAGCGGCTGGCCCACCACGGCCATCTGCTCACCCGGCACCTGCGGCTGGAGCCGCTGCTCGACGAGGCGGCCGCGCAGCTGCTGCTGCTCACCTCGGCCGACCGGACCTGGGTGGAGGTGGTCGAGGACGGCCAGGCGCATCTGCGCGCGCACCGCGGCCTGCTCGCCGACGAGATCGCGGGCTGGCCGCACCCGTTCGGGGTGGACGGCCCGCCGGGATCGGAGTCGGAGTCGGGGGTGCTCAGCGTGGCGGTGCCGCGCGAGGACGGCCCGCTGGCGCTGCTGTACGCCGCCCGCGACCGCGGCGAGCGCTTCCCTCCGGGTACCGCCGAGATCATGACGATCTTCGCCAACCACCTCGGCGTGGCGATGACCAACGCCGAGCTCTACCACGCGCTCAAGCAGCGGGCCACGCGCGACCCGCTGACCGGCCTGGCCAACCGCAGCGCCCTGGTGACCCACCTGGAGGCGGTGCTGAACCGGCCCGAGCTGACCCGGGTCGGCCTGCTCTTCTGCGACCTGGACGGGTTCAAGGCCGTCAACGACCTGCTCGGGCACGAGGCCGGGGACGAGCTGCTGCTCCAGGTCGCCGAGCGGCTGCGCGGCAGCATCCGCCCCGACGACCTGCTGGCCCGCTTCGGCGGCGACGAGTTCGTCATCGTGCTCGACGGCATCCGCCAGCTCGCCGAGGTGGCCGAGGTCGGCGCCCGGGTCTGCGCGGACCTCGGCGACCTGTACGTCGTCGCCGGCGAGCAGGTGCGGGTGTCGGCCAGCGTCGGCGGCGTGCTCGGCATCCGGGGCCAGACCACGCCCACGGCGATGCTGCGCGACGCCGACGCGGCCATGTACGTCGCCAAGGCCCGCGGCCGCGGCCAGGTCGAGGTGTTCGACGAGGACGCCTCGCACCGCTCCCGCGACCGGCTGGACCTGCGCTCGGAGCTGCTGCACGCGCTCGACCGCGATCAGCTCCACCTGGTCTACCAGCCGATCTTCACGCTGGACACGCACCGGATCGTGGCGTTCGAGGCGCTGCTGCGCTGGACCCACCCCTACCACGGGACGGTGTCGCCGGAGGTGTTCATCCCGATGGCGGAGGACTCCGGGCAGATCACCGCGATCGGCGAGTGGGTGCTGGCGCGCGCCTGCGCCCAGCTGCGCGCCTGGCACCAGCTCCCCGAGGGGCGCGGCATCGGCATGAGCGTGAACCTGTCGCCGGTGCAGCTGCACCAGCCGCAGGCCGCCGAGCGGACGCTGGACATCATCCGGGCCTCCGGGCTGCATCCCAACGACATCTGGCTGGAGATCACCGAGCACAGCTACCTGCGCCACGACGTCACCGACTACGTCACCTCGCTCGGGGTGGCCGGGGTGCACCTGGTGCTCGACGACTTCGGCACGGCGTACTCGAACCTGAGCTACCTCAAGCGGCTGCCGATCGAGATCCTGAAGATCGACAAGTCGTTCGTCAGCGGCGTGGTCGGCGGCGAGCTGGACCTGAGCATCGTCCGGGCGATCCTGGCCATCGCCGACTCGCTGGGCCTGGTCGCCATCGCCGAGGGCATCGAGACCGAGGAGCAGGGCGCGGCGCTGCGGCGGCTGGGCTGCCGCCTGGGCCAGGGCTACCTGCTGTCGCGGCCGCTGCCGCCCGACGCCGCCGCGCGGCTGCTCCAGCCGCGCCTGCCGGCGCCCCCGGCGTACACCGGAGCCGCCCGGCCGCCCGCCTGA